The genomic DNA CATATTCTTATTCCAGACATTGGCAAATCGGCAATTTTCAATCAATAACTTGGGAACTGGGTTCCCCATCCCGCAGGGTTCAAGAATTCTCAGTTCGCGAAATAAATCTTTCCCCAACTCTGCAACCGTTACCCGCAAATCGGCTTGCGGTGCGAGGCGAACCCCTCCTTCCGGATCGTTGCTGAGTTGTTGATTAATCGCTTCGCTAAAGACGGGGAGATTTTCTATCGGTAAGCTTAACCCCGCCGCCAGGGGATGGCCGCCAAATCGGTGCAAAAGGTGTTCTTGAGATTTCACCAATTGATAGAGATCGATCGAACCCACTGAACGCGCCGAACCCCTCGCTAATGGGGGCGTTTCTAAGCGATGACCCGTATTTGCCTCAATTTCGGAGGTACTGAGTAAAAGGGTTGGGCGGCCGTATTCTTGAGCAATTTGGGAGGCGACTAACCCCAAAATCCCCGCCGGCCATTGCGAATCTGCTAAAACGATCGCGCGGGTGGTGGATAAGTCCAGTTGGGCTAACTGCGCTTTCACATCTTGAATCACTTCTTTTTGAATGGCTTTGCGGCGGGCGTTTGCCAGTTCTGCGGCTTCTGCGAGTTGAGAACAGCGCTTGAGATCGCGACTGGTGAGGAGTTCCACGCAAAAAGAGGCATCGCCTTGAATGCGACTCACCGCATTGATGCGCGGGCCTAAGCCAAAGGAAATATCGGTGGGGCGATCGCCATTTTTCTGGCACAATTCCAGTAATCGTCCAATTCCCGGTCGTCGTCGCGCAGCGGCAGGTTTTTGAAAATCGGCCTGCAAGCGTTGAATGCCCAATTGTGCCAAATACCGACAGTCTCCTTTGAGTTGTACCAAATCGGCAATTAACCCAATGGCAACCAGATCGAGCAAGTCGCTGAGAGGCTGTTGGGGAACATCGGGTAGGCTTTGATAAAGCGCCTCTACCAGTTTATAGGCAACCGCTACCCCAGATAAGTGATACAAAGGATGCTGTTCGTCAAGATAGCGCGGGTTAATGATGGCGCTGACGGGAGGGGGTTGGCTGGGTAAAGTATGGTGATCGGTAATAATGACATCTATCCCCAGATTTCGGGCATACTCTACCTCTGCTAGATTTGTACTGCCCGTGTCGCACGTAATAATCAACGTTGTTCCAGTTTGTGCTAAACGCTCAATTCCAGCTTGATTTAAACCATGAGATTCACTGAGGCGGTTGGGAATGTAATACAGCAGTTGTCCTGGAGGGTTGTCCCTCTGTAAGCGCTGAGGGAAAAATTGCCCTAACCCATCCCAGAGGACGGCTGTGGCGGTAATGCCATCCGCATCAAAGTCTCCCCAGATGGCAACCGTTTCTTGGCACTCTCTGGCTTGTTGCAAGCGGTTAACGGCTTGCTGCATCTGTTCTCCAAATTCAAAGGGGCTGGCTGGTTGAACAAATTGAGGATTAACAAAGGCAGATAAGGGCTGAATCTCTTGAACCCCACGATTCCACAAAAGCTGGGCAGCATGGCGAACGCTTTTCAGTTCTTTGAACAGTTGGTGTAAGGCTTGGACAAATTCCACCGGAGGCGGGGTTTGCGGTGCCAGTATCCAGGAAGGGTAGGGTTCAGACATGACAGTTAACTCGGTATAGCGAACGATAACGGCATTTCGGGAGTAAAAGTTGTGAACCTGGGTCAGTGGCTTGGCTTTATTTGTTTGATCTTTGCCCTTTATATTTTGTGGCAAATTCGCCAAATTCTGCTGCTGGCATTTGCGGCGGTGGTGTTGGCAACGGCGATGAATAGTGCGGTACGCCGCTTGCAAAAGTCGGGCTTGAATCGAGGTTCGGCGGTTTTGCTAACGGTGAGCATTACGATTTTATTTTTTATTTTGTTCTTTTTAATTGTGGTGCCGCCGTTTATCGAGCAGTTCCAAATGTTGGTGGCGCTGTTACCGAGTGGTTTAGAGCGATCGCGCCAACTGTTACTAGTCGTCCGCCTCAATTGGCCGTCTTGGTTGCCTGCCCTGCCGGATATTTCCAATTTGTTACAAGACTTACAGCCGATTGTTACTCAAGTTTTTGGTAACTTTTACGCGATTTTCTCCAATTCGTTGAGTGCGGCAGTACAAATGCTGCTGGTGATGATCTTAACGCTGATGATGTTGGTCGATCCGCTGGCCTATCGTCAAGTGTTTGTACGGTTGTTCCCCTCGTTCTATCGTCGCCGCATTGATGAAATTTTATCGGAGTGCGAGGTGGCGCTGGGGAACTGGTTTGCTGGGATTATGCTGACTTCGTTGTTTATTGCAGTTCTCAGCGGGATTGGGTTATGGATTTTAGGGATTAAGTTGGTTTTAGCGCACGCCCTGTTAGCCGGGTTGCTGAATTTTATCCCGAATATTGGACCGACGTTGAGCGTGATTTTTCCGGTGACGGTGGCGCTGTTGGATATTGCGGCCCCCTGGAAGGCGATCGCCGTAGTGATTCTTTACCTGGTGATTCAAAATATTGAAAGCTATTTGGTGACACCAACGGTGATGGCGCGTCAGGTTTCGTTACTTCCGGCGGTGACGTTGTTAGCCCAAATTATTTTTGCCAGCTTTTTTGGGATTTTGGGATTGTTACTAGCGCTACCGCTAGCTGTCATTGCTCAGGTTTGTATTAAAGAGGTTTTAATTAAGGATATTTTGGATGATTGGCAGCGCGATCGCGATCCAATTTTAACGGTTTCTCCCACAGGGGTTTCGGAAATGTCGGTCAGCAATCCGCACTTAGCCACGGAATTGCCAGTTGATGCCGATCCCCAGGAAGATCCCATGAATTCATCGGTTCCTGGCGACTCGGAAACGCGATCGCCCTAAAAGAAAGCAGTCTGGTCAATTTCTCCGATTAATTGCCACTATCTAGGAAATTGATCGGCCCATGAATTTCCCAGTTTACGCTCAAATAACTAAGCCGAATATGATAGCGTTGAAAGGTGGGTCATGAGGAAACAAACCCATGAAAGCGATTGAAGCGATCGGTCGAATTGATGAGCATGGGCAAATTGTCTTAGATCGAGCTTTGGAAGTCACGAATTTCGATCGGGTACGCGTTCTGGTTTTATTCCCCGATTCTGTCGCCGACTCCGATCCGCCGGATCTTCAGCTAGAGGAGACTCAGACAGAAATGGAAATGGACATCGAACGCAGCGATCGCGCCGATAAACAGCGCCCAAATCCCTTAGATGATTTGTGGGAAAGAATTGAGGAGGAAGTTTAATCCGATATTCTGGCGCTAATCTGTCTTGGGACTTCGCAATTTAAGGGGGTGCTAGCTCAAACTTAATCAATTGTTATTAACCTGACAAAATCCGGCGCAGAAAGTTATTTTCTAGCGCCGGATATCAGCTTCAACCCTAAACAATTTTGATTCAATCTGAACCCTACTAAACCAAACTCTCTCATGGTAGAGGCGAAAGCGGCTGGACTGTAGAGAGGTCGCCTCGCGACTCGCATCCATTGGGGTGCAGTCCTTCCTCAAAACTCGACCCATTCAGAAGCGCCATCTCCCGAATAGGGTTGAACGCCAATTTCTGGATATTCTTCCTCATTCGGTTGGAAAGTGCGAGTAGCTGCTTCTAGCAAATACTGGATAAACTCACCAAAAGATTTAACAATATTCATAACCTTACCCCCAAAGTTCATGACTTGAGAATTTATGAAGAAGAACCGATAAAGGCTCTTGCTTTATGCTTTAATCATAGGGGAATTTTTAGAGACAATGAGAAGTCCTATATTAATCTTTAGACTCTGTTGTTTTCGGCAATATTCGAGATAAAAAATCATACTCATTCAAGAAACTTAAAATCAGGATAGAAAGGCGATCGCGCTCATCTCCCTGTCGCTGCCATTAGTTTTTGTTAGAATTACTAAAAATCAATATTATTTAATAATCATCAACGCCGGACTTACCCGCGATTTGGGAGGAAAACAGCGATTGTTAAGGTTCTTAACGAACTTCCCGGTCATCCCCTTGACATAATTTTGGTTAAAATTACTATAATTGAGATAACCTTCATCAAGGATATCGCTGTGGACGATCCCGCCTTAAACCTGCTTGCCGAAGACTACAGCCTGCTGACCGACCTGTACCAACTCACCATGAGTGCTTGCTACGTGGGAGAAGGCATCGACGGGCGTCGGGCGAGTTTCGAGTTATTTGTCCGCCAACTGCCCCACCCCTTTGGCTACCTAATTGCGATGGGCTTAGAGCAAGCGTTAGAGTATCTCGAACAGCTACATTTCACCCCCGCCCAAATCGCCCAACTGCGGG from Desertifilum tharense IPPAS B-1220 includes the following:
- the recJ gene encoding single-stranded-DNA-specific exonuclease RecJ gives rise to the protein MSEPYPSWILAPQTPPPVEFVQALHQLFKELKSVRHAAQLLWNRGVQEIQPLSAFVNPQFVQPASPFEFGEQMQQAVNRLQQARECQETVAIWGDFDADGITATAVLWDGLGQFFPQRLQRDNPPGQLLYYIPNRLSESHGLNQAGIERLAQTGTTLIITCDTGSTNLAEVEYARNLGIDVIITDHHTLPSQPPPVSAIINPRYLDEQHPLYHLSGVAVAYKLVEALYQSLPDVPQQPLSDLLDLVAIGLIADLVQLKGDCRYLAQLGIQRLQADFQKPAAARRRPGIGRLLELCQKNGDRPTDISFGLGPRINAVSRIQGDASFCVELLTSRDLKRCSQLAEAAELANARRKAIQKEVIQDVKAQLAQLDLSTTRAIVLADSQWPAGILGLVASQIAQEYGRPTLLLSTSEIEANTGHRLETPPLARGSARSVGSIDLYQLVKSQEHLLHRFGGHPLAAGLSLPIENLPVFSEAINQQLSNDPEGGVRLAPQADLRVTVAELGKDLFRELRILEPCGMGNPVPKLLIENCRFANVWNKNMTDLRGKKVSYIKTEFMLFDDSTEEGVRGMWWGHYKEDIPSGECDAIVELDYNPVRSSYEVRLVAVRQSDRASLQDAPPILEILDWREQTRQAELLPILNCIRVQETPLSWDDLQAEFRLAQQQQKPLALALAYPPPTPTSPQQVWQQLLGLAKYLSRTGKSATRQQLEEKLGMTSPTLELGLQALKDLGIAIAPADEISQSLQMQWQVVQSNPEFSVSLSQFLAAIQEEQFRRQYFFEVPVKAIQAIANQAVI
- a CDS encoding AI-2E family transporter, translated to MNLGQWLGFICLIFALYILWQIRQILLLAFAAVVLATAMNSAVRRLQKSGLNRGSAVLLTVSITILFFILFFLIVVPPFIEQFQMLVALLPSGLERSRQLLLVVRLNWPSWLPALPDISNLLQDLQPIVTQVFGNFYAIFSNSLSAAVQMLLVMILTLMMLVDPLAYRQVFVRLFPSFYRRRIDEILSECEVALGNWFAGIMLTSLFIAVLSGIGLWILGIKLVLAHALLAGLLNFIPNIGPTLSVIFPVTVALLDIAAPWKAIAVVILYLVIQNIESYLVTPTVMARQVSLLPAVTLLAQIIFASFFGILGLLLALPLAVIAQVCIKEVLIKDILDDWQRDRDPILTVSPTGVSEMSVSNPHLATELPVDADPQEDPMNSSVPGDSETRSP
- a CDS encoding isochorismate synthase; translated protein: MNIVKSFGEFIQYLLEAATRTFQPNEEEYPEIGVQPYSGDGASEWVEF